In Synechococcus sp. A18-25c, a single window of DNA contains:
- the smc gene encoding chromosome segregation protein SMC, with amino-acid sequence MTIPLEEGFTVVTGPNGSGKSNILDGVLFCLGLANSRGMRADRLPDLVNSGVLKAGKSAETSVSVRFDLSDWQPDAAEEGLEAPDEGPWIHADQREWTVTRKLRVMPGGSYSSSYSADGIPCNLQQLQTQLRRLRIDPEGSNVVMQGDVTRIVSMSNRDRRGLIDELAGVALFDTRIEQTRRKLDEVQERQERCRIVEQELLTARQRLEKDCAKARAYQELKEQVQLGRRQELVLAFEAAQAERQRLQQRQQQLGEQDERDARTIEQRDLTLQESAKRLQTLQNSVKALGEDQLLSVQAELAGLDPQSRELERQAAQHQQEGERLQGLRHQLQARRGQLQAESDTLNLQTDTDGLEKVEQLCREAEAAVELSRRRLGEVAGRSGSWLEEQKQRSGRRQELLRSIQPLQEERQQLKERRRQDEERQRELEQDCDQDGAEDQRVQGLLEQLEQEWQTLLESIKNGKEQLQQLLESVAIQQRTRSRLEQEQARLERDIARLDSRREALQESRGTGALRLLLESGLEGIHGPVAQLGEVEDRHRLALEVAAGARMGQVVVDDDRIAARAIDLLKSRRAGRLTFLPLNKIRAPGGGGAAMARGRRPEATGAGGLVGRAVDLIRYEPIYADVFAYVFGDTQVFSDLSSARQFLGRSRAVTLEGELLEKSGAMTGGSFSQRSGGLSFGISSDGDEAAPLRQRLLELGETLAACRREEQRLVEAVDQQRPALRQLEQRQAALEAERQAAKRAHGPLLERVQQRQRKLNELQQAQQSHEQRLQQLTASLTPMHTELEQLNQQESAVEANGDAERWQALQQELEQADAGLETARRQRDALLQQERDRQLSQQRLADQQQSTEREEQSLQQAVQTLADAHGRWREQQQALKIRRESLEAQQQQLQTRFGEERRARDEAEAVVAQQRQALQQARWELERLREERAALDEQLRSGGIRLEELRNTLPNPLPEISDDLREAGLEQLQEQLQQLQGRMEALEPVNMLALEELQELEQRLGDLGERLDVLSQEREELLLRIETVATLRQEAFMEAFTAVDSHFREIFASLSDGDGKLQLDNPDDPLEGGLTLVAHPKGKAVRRLAAMSGGEKSLTALSFLFALQRFRPSPFYALDEVDSFLDGVNVERLAALIARQAEQAQFLVVSHRRPMIGASTRTIGVTQARGAHTQVVGLPDAA; translated from the coding sequence ATGACGATCCCTCTTGAGGAGGGATTCACGGTAGTGACCGGACCCAACGGCTCCGGCAAGAGCAACATCCTGGATGGGGTGCTGTTCTGTCTGGGCCTGGCCAACAGCCGTGGCATGCGCGCAGATCGCTTGCCCGATCTCGTCAACAGTGGCGTTCTCAAGGCCGGCAAATCAGCGGAAACATCCGTGAGTGTGCGTTTCGACCTGTCGGACTGGCAGCCCGATGCAGCCGAAGAGGGCCTGGAGGCCCCGGATGAAGGCCCCTGGATCCATGCGGATCAGAGGGAATGGACGGTCACGCGCAAATTACGGGTGATGCCGGGCGGTTCTTACAGCAGCAGCTACAGCGCCGACGGCATCCCCTGCAACCTTCAACAACTGCAAACCCAGTTGCGGCGTCTACGCATCGATCCGGAAGGCAGCAACGTGGTGATGCAGGGGGACGTCACCCGCATCGTGTCGATGAGCAACCGCGATCGCCGCGGGCTGATTGATGAACTAGCCGGAGTGGCCCTGTTCGACACCCGCATCGAGCAAACACGACGCAAGTTGGATGAGGTTCAGGAACGACAGGAACGCTGTCGGATCGTGGAGCAGGAGCTGCTGACAGCCCGCCAGAGACTGGAGAAAGATTGCGCCAAGGCACGCGCTTACCAGGAGCTCAAGGAACAGGTGCAACTTGGACGGCGCCAGGAGCTTGTGCTGGCCTTTGAAGCCGCCCAGGCCGAACGTCAACGCTTGCAGCAACGCCAGCAGCAACTGGGCGAACAAGACGAGCGTGATGCGCGCACGATCGAGCAACGGGATCTCACGCTGCAGGAATCAGCGAAGCGTCTTCAGACGCTGCAGAACAGTGTTAAGGCACTGGGAGAAGACCAGCTTCTAAGCGTGCAGGCGGAACTGGCTGGCTTGGATCCGCAGAGCCGCGAACTGGAGCGCCAGGCGGCACAGCATCAACAAGAGGGCGAACGCCTCCAGGGGCTGCGGCATCAGCTTCAGGCCCGCCGCGGCCAGCTCCAAGCCGAGAGCGACACACTGAACCTCCAGACCGATACCGATGGCCTTGAGAAGGTGGAGCAACTCTGCAGAGAGGCGGAAGCGGCGGTTGAACTGTCTCGGCGTCGGCTCGGAGAAGTGGCTGGCCGATCCGGGAGCTGGCTGGAGGAACAGAAGCAACGCTCTGGGCGGCGACAGGAACTGCTGAGATCCATTCAGCCGCTGCAAGAGGAACGTCAACAGCTAAAGGAACGCCGACGCCAAGACGAGGAACGCCAGCGTGAGCTGGAACAGGATTGTGACCAAGACGGCGCTGAGGATCAACGCGTTCAGGGACTTCTCGAACAGCTCGAGCAGGAGTGGCAGACCTTGCTCGAATCGATCAAAAACGGCAAGGAACAGCTTCAGCAGTTACTGGAGTCAGTCGCGATTCAGCAACGCACCCGCTCTCGGCTGGAACAGGAGCAAGCGCGGCTTGAACGGGACATCGCCCGTCTCGACAGCCGTCGGGAAGCGCTGCAGGAAAGCCGAGGCACCGGCGCACTCCGGCTGCTGCTGGAATCCGGTCTGGAGGGCATTCATGGTCCGGTCGCCCAGCTTGGAGAGGTTGAAGACCGCCACCGGCTGGCGCTCGAAGTGGCCGCCGGTGCACGCATGGGCCAGGTGGTGGTGGATGACGACCGCATCGCCGCACGCGCCATCGATCTGCTCAAAAGTCGACGGGCCGGACGCTTGACCTTTCTGCCGCTGAACAAGATCCGCGCACCCGGTGGTGGTGGTGCCGCCATGGCACGGGGACGACGCCCGGAAGCCACCGGTGCTGGAGGCCTGGTGGGTCGCGCTGTGGATCTCATTCGCTATGAGCCGATCTACGCAGACGTCTTCGCTTATGTGTTTGGAGACACCCAGGTGTTCTCTGACCTCAGTAGCGCGCGTCAGTTCCTAGGACGCTCGCGCGCGGTGACCTTAGAAGGTGAATTGCTCGAGAAAAGCGGCGCCATGACCGGTGGCAGCTTCTCCCAACGCAGCGGCGGCTTGAGCTTCGGCATCAGCAGTGATGGTGACGAGGCCGCCCCCTTGCGCCAGCGACTGCTGGAACTGGGTGAAACCCTCGCCGCCTGCAGGCGGGAAGAACAACGGCTGGTGGAAGCGGTGGATCAGCAGCGTCCCGCGCTGCGTCAGCTGGAGCAACGCCAGGCGGCGCTGGAGGCCGAACGTCAGGCCGCCAAGCGCGCCCATGGCCCATTGCTGGAACGCGTGCAACAGCGTCAACGCAAGCTGAATGAGCTACAGCAAGCCCAGCAGTCCCATGAACAAAGGCTGCAGCAACTAACGGCCAGCCTGACCCCAATGCACACCGAGCTGGAGCAGCTCAACCAGCAGGAGTCCGCAGTGGAAGCCAACGGTGATGCCGAGCGCTGGCAGGCACTGCAGCAGGAACTGGAACAGGCTGATGCGGGACTGGAAACGGCCCGCCGTCAACGGGATGCCCTACTTCAGCAGGAACGTGACCGCCAACTCTCCCAGCAGAGATTGGCGGATCAGCAACAGAGCACCGAACGGGAGGAACAGTCGCTGCAGCAAGCGGTGCAGACCCTCGCCGACGCCCATGGCCGCTGGAGAGAACAGCAACAGGCTCTGAAAATCCGTCGCGAGTCACTCGAAGCCCAGCAGCAGCAACTGCAGACGCGTTTCGGAGAAGAGCGCCGGGCCCGGGATGAGGCCGAAGCGGTAGTGGCCCAACAGCGCCAGGCATTGCAGCAGGCTCGCTGGGAGCTGGAGCGACTGCGAGAAGAACGCGCGGCCCTGGATGAGCAGCTGCGCAGCGGTGGCATCCGCCTGGAAGAACTGCGCAACACCCTTCCCAATCCGCTTCCGGAGATCAGCGACGACCTGCGCGAAGCAGGACTAGAGCAGCTTCAGGAACAACTGCAGCAGCTGCAAGGCCGCATGGAAGCCCTGGAACCGGTCAACATGCTCGCTCTCGAAGAGCTCCAGGAGCTGGAGCAGCGGCTTGGGGATCTTGGAGAACGCCTGGATGTGCTCAGCCAGGAACGCGAGGAACTGCTGCTGCGCATTGAAACGGTGGCCACGCTGAGGCAGGAGGCGTTCATGGAGGCGTTCACCGCGGTGGACAGCCATTTCAGAGAGATCTTCGCCAGCCTGTCCGACGGCGACGGCAAACTTCAGCTCGACAACCCGGACGATCCCCTGGAGGGAGGACTAACACTGGTGGCGCATCCCAAAGGCAAAGCGGTTCGGCGGCTAGCGGCCATGTCCGGAGGGGAGAAATCGCTGACGGCGCTCAGTTTTCTCTTTGCTCTGCAACGCTTCCGCCCCTCTCCCTTTTATGCCCTTGATGAGGTCGACAGCTTCCTCG
- a CDS encoding phage holin family protein, translated as MSELPRQQDSRPRGLGAAARVTALAGSVMDLHVRIALQEVDREKRRLISGGVFLAMGGTLMLLALVTAEAALLVWMLEVGGWSLLRSLLTLAVLNLAVAGVSLRIGGQVLKGPFLPQTLDGVTKTIRALLGKV; from the coding sequence ATGAGTGAACTGCCGCGTCAGCAGGACTCTCGGCCCCGTGGCCTTGGAGCTGCTGCCAGAGTCACCGCGCTGGCGGGATCCGTCATGGATCTCCATGTGCGCATCGCCCTGCAGGAGGTGGACCGCGAAAAACGCCGCCTGATCAGTGGTGGCGTCTTCTTGGCAATGGGTGGAACACTCATGCTGCTCGCCCTGGTGACAGCTGAAGCGGCCTTGCTGGTGTGGATGCTGGAGGTCGGGGGCTGGTCGTTGCTGCGATCTTTGCTCACGCTGGCTGTGTTGAATCTGGCCGTTGCTGGCGTCAGTTTGCGCATCGGCGGACAGGTGCTGAAGGGACCCTTCTTGCCGCAGACGTTGGATGGTGTCACCAAGACGATTCGTGCGCTTCTCGGCAAGGTTTGA
- a CDS encoding class I SAM-dependent RNA methyltransferase has protein sequence MGRENRISAVAVLPQGLEDAGCEELQALGAHEVRPLRRAAAFQADMACLYRLHLQARLPFRLLRQMARFPCLGRDDLYDGIRRAMNWERWLHPSMTFRVDVTGTAPGLNHSHYSALQVKNALVDQQRDLWGERSSVDLQNPDLSLQVHLGRGDAVLSLDGSGGSLHRRGYRAAMGVAPLKENLAAGLIRLTEWNGSTPLVDPCCGSGILLIEAALSALQQAPGLGRQFALEGWADFDQELWRRECDRARTRQREPQTLPPIVGFEQDPEIAEQARDNVRAAGLEACINIHTGDFLDQTLPDLPGVLVCNPPYGHRIGDEQQLEALYRDLGTYAKQNAAGWQLWLLSGNRSLTGALRLKASKRIPVSNGGLDCRWLHYGLRAPSSVQEASMR, from the coding sequence TTGGGTCGTGAAAACCGGATCTCCGCAGTCGCCGTGCTTCCCCAGGGGTTGGAAGACGCTGGCTGCGAAGAGCTTCAGGCCCTTGGGGCTCATGAGGTGCGACCACTTCGGCGTGCAGCCGCCTTCCAGGCCGACATGGCCTGCCTCTATCGGTTGCACCTCCAGGCCCGATTGCCGTTCAGGTTGCTGCGCCAGATGGCCCGCTTTCCCTGTCTGGGGAGAGACGATCTCTATGACGGCATCCGACGGGCCATGAACTGGGAGCGCTGGCTCCATCCCTCCATGACCTTCCGGGTGGATGTCACCGGCACAGCGCCAGGACTGAACCACAGCCACTACTCAGCTCTGCAGGTGAAAAACGCCCTGGTGGACCAGCAGCGCGACCTCTGGGGTGAACGTTCCTCCGTTGATCTGCAGAATCCCGATCTCTCCTTGCAGGTGCACCTCGGACGAGGCGATGCCGTGCTCAGCCTCGACGGCAGCGGCGGCAGCTTGCACCGCCGTGGCTACAGGGCCGCCATGGGTGTGGCTCCACTCAAGGAAAACCTGGCAGCAGGCCTGATCAGACTCACCGAGTGGAATGGTTCAACACCCTTGGTGGATCCCTGTTGCGGTTCGGGCATCCTGCTGATCGAAGCAGCGCTCAGTGCGCTCCAACAGGCCCCAGGGCTCGGACGTCAATTCGCGCTAGAGGGGTGGGCCGATTTTGATCAAGAGCTTTGGCGACGGGAATGCGATCGAGCTCGCACTCGCCAGCGCGAGCCACAAACCCTTCCTCCCATCGTGGGGTTTGAACAAGACCCTGAAATCGCAGAGCAAGCGCGCGACAACGTCAGAGCCGCAGGCCTGGAGGCATGCATCAACATCCACACAGGCGACTTTCTGGATCAAACACTTCCTGATTTACCAGGCGTTCTGGTCTGCAATCCGCCCTACGGCCATCGCATTGGCGATGAACAGCAACTCGAAGCTCTTTATCGCGACCTTGGCACTTACGCGAAACAGAACGCTGCAGGTTGGCAGCTCTGGCTGCTGAGCGGAAACCGCTCGCTCACAGGAGCCCTGAGGCTCAAAGCCTCAAAACGCATCCCTGTCAGCAATGGAGGTCTTGACTGCCGATGGCTTCACTACGGATTGCGCGCCCCATCGAGCGTGCAAGAAGCCTCCATGCGCTGA
- a CDS encoding DUF4278 domain-containing protein, whose protein sequence is MQYRRGEYILNRLKAQTAIQKVVSLTYRGVAYEKQL, encoded by the coding sequence ATGCAGTACAGAAGGGGGGAGTACATCCTCAATCGTCTGAAGGCACAGACGGCGATCCAAAAAGTTGTGAGCCTGACCTACCGAGGTGTTGCCTACGAGAAGCAGCTTTAA
- a CDS encoding tRNA dimethylallyltransferase yields MTAVLLQAAIAELDPARAARWISDHRRRIKKALES; encoded by the coding sequence ATGACAGCGGTTTTGTTGCAGGCGGCGATTGCTGAGCTTGACCCAGCACGGGCGGCACGGTGGATCTCAGACCACCGGCGGCGGATCAAAAAGGCCCTGGAATCCTGA
- a CDS encoding Nif11-like leader peptide family natural product precursor, producing the protein MSEEQLKAFLEKVMADTSLQDKLKAAASPEAAVEIAKDAGFSITAEDVQSMQSVELSVEELEATAGGACEGVWTFECSHNC; encoded by the coding sequence ATGTCAGAAGAGCAACTCAAAGCGTTCCTAGAGAAGGTCATGGCTGACACCAGCCTTCAGGACAAGCTCAAGGCAGCAGCCTCCCCTGAAGCTGCTGTTGAAATCGCCAAAGACGCAGGCTTTTCAATTACTGCAGAAGATGTTCAATCAATGCAATCGGTAGAATTATCAGTCGAGGAGCTGGAAGCTACAGCTGGCGGAGCCTGTGAGGGAGTTTGGACGTTCGAGTGCAGCCACAATTGTTGA
- a CDS encoding Nif11-like leader peptide family natural product precursor yields the protein MSEEQLKAFLEKVMADTSLQEKLKAAASPEAAIEIAKDAGFSITAEDVQSMQSATVEVSDEELEGASGGGYPTATCGWGLG from the coding sequence ATGTCAGAAGAGCAACTCAAAGCGTTCCTAGAGAAGGTCATGGCTGACACCAGCCTTCAGGAAAAGCTCAAGGCAGCAGCCTCACCTGAAGCCGCCATTGAAATCGCCAAAGACGCAGGCTTTTCAATTACTGCAGAAGATGTTCAATCAATGCAATCGGCAACGGTAGAAGTTTCAGACGAGGAGCTAGAGGGCGCATCCGGCGGGGGATACCCCACAGCGACCTGTGGTTGGGGGTTGGGTTAG
- a CDS encoding DUF805 domain-containing protein — MGPAEAFTTAWRKAFTYGGKATRAEYWWFFLTQFIVILVLQSLGNASEFGAVLTLFYGVASIFPNLSLVVRRLRDIGKQWQWIFISLVPFIGGIWFIILMCQPSVLDETN; from the coding sequence ATGGGACCTGCAGAAGCATTCACTACTGCTTGGAGAAAGGCCTTCACCTACGGCGGTAAAGCAACAAGAGCCGAATATTGGTGGTTCTTCCTCACCCAGTTCATCGTCATACTCGTGTTGCAATCGCTAGGAAATGCATCAGAGTTTGGAGCTGTTCTAACCCTTTTCTATGGAGTCGCGAGCATCTTCCCCAATCTTTCGCTCGTGGTTCGTCGGCTTCGCGACATTGGCAAACAATGGCAGTGGATCTTTATTAGCCTGGTTCCGTTTATAGGCGGCATCTGGTTCATTATTTTGATGTGCCAACCCAGCGTACTTGATGAAACTAACTAA
- a CDS encoding Nif11-like leader peptide family natural product precursor, with protein MEAIQSDPALQQKLKGVTDPDAIGGIAKEAGFTISVEER; from the coding sequence CTGGAAGCCATTCAGTCAGACCCAGCGCTTCAACAAAAGCTAAAAGGTGTCACCGACCCTGATGCCATTGGAGGCATTGCCAAGGAAGCAGGCTTCACAATTTCTGTTGAAGAGCGATAA
- a CDS encoding Nif11-like leader peptide family natural product precursor, whose protein sequence is MSEEQVKAFLEIVKGDTGLQEKLKAAASPGAAIAIAKEAGFAITAEDIQSMESGEVSDEELEAAAGGVQSPSFDIDIRCRACLFQTEGNPPARVL, encoded by the coding sequence ATGTCCGAAGAACAAGTCAAAGCCTTTCTAGAAATTGTCAAAGGCGACACCGGGCTTCAGGAAAAGCTGAAAGCAGCAGCCTCCCCTGGAGCTGCGATTGCAATCGCCAAAGAAGCAGGATTTGCAATTACCGCAGAAGATATTCAATCAATGGAATCGGGAGAAGTATCAGACGAGGAGCTGGAAGCTGCAGCAGGAGGAGTGCAATCTCCCAGCTTCGATATCGACATCAGATGCAGAGCGTGCTTGTTTCAGACCGAGGGAAACCCACCCGCACGCGTGCTGTAA
- a CDS encoding M66 family metalloprotease — MLRRLPIGLLASAVVMAPLPAFAEHCDNQPTARALIAPWNAADQEFLGGRTSISYFFEMRRRRYQVVYGNAKGEIIPGSPWQMIESDPFYDEEKTLGIELIRATDRLISLDFREVRRAQDADLVIVGYCDKNDEKEGALAQNAGGTQYIMILNGCRGIATGQEDPVWLFLHEFGHALGLEHPFSDVDGDCLYDNQPFSKASAHAGITVMAYKPGPGRPPRFFTDYDIAVLQRIWGSE; from the coding sequence ATGCTGCGCCGTCTCCCCATTGGATTACTGGCGTCTGCTGTTGTCATGGCGCCACTGCCAGCTTTTGCTGAGCATTGCGACAATCAACCCACAGCTCGGGCTTTGATTGCCCCATGGAATGCTGCCGACCAGGAGTTCCTTGGAGGACGCACATCAATCAGCTATTTCTTTGAAATGCGGCGACGCCGCTATCAAGTGGTGTATGGCAATGCCAAAGGGGAAATTATCCCAGGCTCACCATGGCAAATGATCGAGTCTGATCCTTTTTATGACGAAGAAAAAACCTTGGGCATTGAGCTGATCAGGGCCACTGATCGGTTGATCAGCCTTGATTTTCGGGAGGTTCGGCGGGCCCAAGATGCTGACCTGGTCATCGTTGGATACTGCGATAAGAACGACGAAAAAGAGGGAGCGCTTGCGCAGAATGCTGGAGGGACTCAATACATCATGATCTTGAATGGATGTCGGGGAATCGCTACTGGGCAAGAAGATCCCGTCTGGTTATTCCTGCACGAATTTGGCCATGCCCTTGGCCTTGAACATCCCTTCTCAGACGTCGATGGGGATTGTCTCTATGACAACCAGCCCTTTTCAAAGGCTTCTGCGCATGCAGGGATAACGGTGATGGCTTACAAGCCAGGACCAGGTCGTCCGCCTCGGTTTTTTACTGATTATGACATTGCTGTCTTGCAGAGAATCTGGGGCTCGGAATGA
- a CDS encoding DUF1330 domain-containing protein produces the protein MAKGGTRFLCRDLDTDLGERQPGHLTVIVEFGSLAEAKAANEASDDQEILKLRQPHGDVSLSIIEEADHATH, from the coding sequence ATGGCTAAGGGCGGAACTCGTTTTCTTTGTCGAGATCTCGATACCGATTTAGGGGAGAGACAACCTGGCCATCTCACGGTGATCGTCGAATTTGGATCTCTTGCTGAAGCGAAGGCGGCCAATGAAGCTTCCGACGATCAGGAGATTCTCAAGCTTCGACAGCCCCATGGCGATGTTTCCTTGTCCATCATCGAAGAGGCCGATCATGCTACGCATTAG
- a CDS encoding DUF3303 domain-containing protein — translation MHWSFKTGYHEIAAKKFLATGAPFPQCKSFKRLHGPGSCEGWILVETDDPKVCYEHAAEWAEIMHWTVTPVCTDEEAAPLIAKVYG, via the coding sequence ATGCACTGGTCGTTCAAGACCGGTTACCACGAAATTGCCGCGAAAAAGTTCCTGGCGACAGGCGCTCCTTTCCCGCAATGCAAGTCTTTCAAGCGCTTGCATGGTCCTGGTTCCTGCGAGGGTTGGATCCTCGTGGAAACAGATGATCCCAAGGTCTGCTATGAGCATGCTGCTGAGTGGGCAGAAATCATGCATTGGACCGTGACGCCTGTCTGCACGGATGAAGAGGCGGCGCCTTTGATTGCCAAGGTTTACGGCTGA
- a CDS encoding alpha/beta fold hydrolase, with protein MRRWSFCHDPDETCSIDTLHNLLRETLLDEDQPSHLIGHGISGTVACLFAHRYPELVQSLTLLAVDTKIANHWSSHYFQMRRQLPCSRSNVLAHLSSLLISSQHLRAKALFPRLLEKCLDQDFVDGSLLDHQRLSGCLQVPSMPMLVLNAANDIVVDSGSHARWDRLLKPGDRYVEVEQGRHFFPADKFMTAADSITKFITLVPDQWRNFDMQSTNHSSLLGGRS; from the coding sequence GTGCGTCGTTGGTCTTTTTGCCATGACCCTGATGAAACTTGTTCCATTGATACTCTTCATAATCTTCTTAGAGAAACATTATTGGATGAAGATCAGCCCTCTCATCTGATTGGTCACGGCATCAGTGGCACAGTCGCATGCCTTTTCGCGCATCGTTACCCAGAGTTAGTGCAATCCCTCACGCTACTAGCGGTCGATACAAAGATTGCCAATCATTGGTCTTCTCACTACTTTCAGATGAGACGACAATTGCCTTGCTCAAGGTCGAATGTCTTAGCTCATTTGTCATCCTTATTGATCTCTAGTCAGCACTTGCGCGCTAAAGCATTATTTCCGCGGCTTCTTGAGAAGTGTCTTGATCAAGACTTTGTTGATGGCTCATTGCTGGATCACCAGCGATTGTCGGGCTGCTTGCAAGTACCTTCGATGCCGATGCTTGTTCTGAATGCTGCTAATGACATTGTGGTTGATTCTGGTTCTCATGCGCGTTGGGATCGATTGTTAAAGCCAGGCGATCGCTATGTAGAGGTGGAGCAAGGGAGACACTTTTTCCCTGCAGACAAATTTATGACCGCAGCTGATTCCATCACTAAATTCATTACTCTTGTGCCTGATCAGTGGCGCAACTTCGATATGCAGTCGACTAATCATTCTTCATTGCTGGGAGGCCGATCATGA
- a CDS encoding NAD(P)/FAD-dependent oxidoreductase: protein MTDIIEADVLIIGGGPAGCACALYAARSALKTIVLDKNPAVGALAITHKIANYPGISADTTGSDLLKVMRDQAVAYGAEYQQAQVYGIDVSGPLKLVYTPVGVFQCKALVLATGAMGRSSVLPGEDEFLGRGVSYCATCDGAFYRNQNVVVYGANQEAIDEAMVLSKFASTVYWVTNAKPSSSALGVQHLESAPNVKRLNRTRLLSVEGNDSGVTGVMLQKLGEDCSANLEANGVFIYSTGSLPITDFLQGQIPLRSDGGVDVNADMMTAVEGVWAVGDIRNTPFKQAVVACSDGCIAAMSIDKFLNHRRDIRVDWVHR from the coding sequence ATGACCGATATCATTGAAGCGGACGTTTTGATTATTGGTGGAGGTCCCGCTGGCTGTGCTTGTGCTCTTTATGCCGCGCGATCGGCATTGAAAACGATTGTTTTGGATAAAAACCCTGCTGTTGGTGCTTTGGCGATTACGCATAAAATTGCAAATTATCCAGGAATATCAGCTGACACTACAGGTTCGGATCTTCTCAAGGTGATGCGTGACCAGGCTGTTGCTTATGGCGCTGAGTACCAGCAAGCACAGGTTTATGGAATTGATGTATCTGGTCCTTTGAAGTTGGTCTACACACCTGTTGGTGTCTTTCAATGTAAAGCCTTGGTTTTGGCTACAGGCGCAATGGGTCGGTCGTCAGTGCTTCCCGGTGAAGATGAATTTCTGGGGCGTGGTGTCAGTTATTGTGCCACTTGTGACGGGGCTTTCTATCGAAATCAGAATGTTGTTGTTTATGGAGCGAATCAAGAGGCAATTGACGAAGCGATGGTGTTATCGAAATTCGCCTCAACCGTGTATTGGGTGACAAACGCAAAGCCAAGCTCTTCAGCTTTGGGAGTTCAGCATCTTGAGTCTGCCCCGAATGTCAAGCGATTAAACCGTACGCGTTTGTTGTCAGTCGAGGGTAATGACTCAGGTGTCACGGGTGTCATGCTTCAGAAGTTAGGAGAGGATTGCTCTGCAAATCTTGAGGCCAATGGAGTATTTATTTACTCCACAGGCAGTCTTCCTATTACTGACTTTTTGCAGGGCCAGATTCCGCTTCGAAGCGATGGGGGTGTGGACGTCAATGCTGACATGATGACGGCTGTGGAGGGTGTGTGGGCTGTCGGTGATATCCGTAATACGCCTTTTAAGCAGGCTGTTGTTGCTTGTTCGGATGGCTGTATTGCCGCCATGTCGATTGATAAGTTTTTGAATCACCGTCGCGATATTCGTGTCGATTGGGTCCATCGATGA
- the fldA gene encoding flavodoxin FldA has product MAFTIFFATSTGKTEDVADRLKELIPGTEAKDVDNISSIDELVNAEQLICCIPTWNTGSDEARSGTAWDDLIQEIPDKDFAGKAVAIVGLGDSSGYGDYFCDAMEELYTAFLQSGAKLIGKVPTEGYTFDESKSVIDGKFCGLAIDEDNESELTDQRLSAWIQQINSEA; this is encoded by the coding sequence ATGGCATTTACAATCTTCTTCGCTACCTCCACAGGAAAAACCGAGGATGTAGCTGACCGCTTAAAAGAATTAATTCCAGGCACGGAGGCCAAAGACGTAGACAACATCAGCTCAATCGATGAGCTGGTCAACGCAGAACAACTAATCTGCTGCATTCCCACATGGAACACGGGATCCGATGAAGCACGCTCTGGAACAGCATGGGATGACCTGATTCAAGAGATTCCAGACAAAGACTTTGCAGGAAAAGCTGTTGCCATCGTTGGCCTAGGAGATTCCTCAGGCTATGGCGATTACTTTTGTGATGCCATGGAAGAGCTCTACACAGCTTTCTTGCAATCAGGGGCAAAATTAATCGGGAAAGTCCCTACAGAAGGCTACACTTTTGACGAATCGAAAAGCGTGATCGATGGCAAGTTTTGCGGGCTGGCTATCGATGAGGACAACGAGTCGGAACTCACAGATCAGCGCCTAAGTGCATGGATCCAGCAGATCAACTCCGAAGCCTAA